CCGAAGGCGCCGATGCCGGACGCCTCGCCGGCCTTCATCAGCAGATCCCACAGCACCGGACCATACTCGGCCGGCACATGGATTTCGTAGCCCCATTCGCCGACGAAGCCGACCCGCATCATGCGCACCGGTACGCCGGCCACCCGGCCGGACCGCACCGCGAGGTAGGGGAAGGCGGCCGATGACAGATCCATGTCGGTCAATGTGGCCAGCACGGCGCGCGACGCCGGTCCGGCGAGATTCATCGCCGAGTACGCACCGGTCAGGTTGACCAGCCCGCAATCGAGCCGCCATTCGGTGTTCAGGCGCGACAGTTCGCGATACACCGTGGCGGAACCGGACGAGGTCGTCGTGAAGTAGAAGACATCATCGGCCACGCGCGCCACGACGCCTTCGTCGGCCAGCACGCCGGAGTCGTCGCACATCACCGCGTAGCGCGTGCTGCCGACCTTCATGTTGTCATAACGGCCGGTGTAGACGCGGTTCAGGAATTCTGCCGCCTGCGGACCGCGCACTTCCAGCTTGCCCAGCGTGCCGACGTCGATCAGACCGACCGCCGAACGCACCCGTGCCACTTCGGCGCGCACACAATCGGTCGCTGAACGACCTTCGACCGCGTAGTAGGCCGGCCGCTCCCACGCACCCGCCTGCATGAACACGGCACCCAGTGCGGCATGGCGACCATGCAGCGGCGACTGGCGCTGCGGGCTGAAGCCGCGGCCAGCCAGATGCGACAGCGGCACCGGGTGGAAGAATGGCCGCGCGGTGGTCGTGCCGACCTGCTGCGGCGACTTGCCGGTCAGGCGGGCCAGGATGCGCAGCGCCGTCATGTTCGAATGCTTGCCCTGGCTCGGCCCCATGCCGACAGTCGAGAAGCGCTTCATCAACTCGATGTTGTCGTAGCCCTCCTGCACCGCGTTCTCGAAGTCCTTCACCTGCAGGTCTTCGTCGAAATCGACGAAGTTCTTGCCATCCGGATGGGCGACGATGGGCCAGGCGTGCGACGGCGATTCGGTTTCCGGCTGGATGACCGCGTCGATCGCGCTCGGGAAGCCGGCGTGCGCCGCGGCGGCGGCACCCGCGCGCCGGCCGTCGGCAATGCGCGACTCGATGCGGTAGGCGCCATTCACCCGGCCACAGGCGAACACGCCCTGCGGCAGCACATTCGGCACGAACTGCTGCAGACCGTCGTCGAAACGCATCTTCGTGCCGGCCTGGTACAGCAGGTTGGCGGCCGGCGACCAGCCGGTGCTCATGGCCAGCCCGTCGCAATCGATGCGCCGCTGCGAACCGGCGACCACAGAGCCCGCCGCATCGACGCGGCACACCGTGACGCCGGCCAGCGCACCGCGGCTGTCGGCATGCGCCTCATACACTGCATGGCCGGTCAGCAACTCGACGCCGCGGCTGCGCAGCGCGTCGAGTTCGGGCGATGCCGGTACTTCGGCGCGCATGTCCAGCACGGCAGCGACGGCGCCGCCTGCGGTCAGCACATCGAGCGCGACGCGATAGCCGTCGGCGTTTGCCGCCAGCACCACGCTGCGCTGCGCCGGCAGCACGGCATAGCGATAGATCAGGCGCTGCATGGCCGAACCGTTCATGACGCCCGGCAGATCGTTGTTGCGGAATACGGCCGGCTGCTCGAACGCACCGCTGGCAACCACCACCGCCACGGCACGCATCTTGGTCATGCGTTCGGCGTCGATCAGCGGCACCCAGTTGTCGGCGTAGTAGGCGCCGGCACAGGTGCCTTCGAGCAGGCGGATGCGGGTGTGTGCCTTGACGCGTTGCAGCAGTTCCCGGGTGTGCTCGCGGCGCGCGATGTCGCCACCGAGCTGGAACAGGCCACTGCCGCCGGCATGCGCATTTTCGTCGACGACGACCACCTTCGCGCCGGCGTCTGCCGCGGCCAGCGCGGCGGACAGGCCGGACGGACCGGCGCCGATCACCAGCACGTCGCAGAAGTCATAGCGCTTGGGCGTGCGCACATGCGGCGTGTCGAAATCGAGCACGCCCAGACCGGTGATGCGGCGGAACATGCGTTCCCACTTCGGGAACAGCCGCTTCGAATGGAAGGCCTTGTAATAGAAGCCGACCGGCAGGAAACGCGCGAACAGGCCGAGCACGCGGGCGCGGTCGTTGGCGACGCCGCCGAAGGTATTGACGGCCGTCAGGTCCATGCCATCGCGCAGCGCGACGACATCGCCGCGGGTGTTCAGGCGCGGGCCGTCCTGCAGCATGACATTCACGTCATGGTTGGCGGCCGACAGGATGCCGCGCACCCGGTGGTACTTGAAGCTGCGGCCGAGTGCGCGCTGGCCGGCGGCCCACAGCGCGCTGGAAATGCTGTCGCCGGCAAGACCTTCGAAAGCGGATCCCTCGAAACGGAAGCGGACGACCGTACTGCGGTCAATCCACTCGTCGGGCATGGCGGGCAGGCGCTTCACCGGTCATCTCCATATAGATAGGTACGCAGCACAAAATCCTTCTCGGTATCGCGCTCGGCGATGAACCAGGTGTTCGACGGCGTGTGGCACCACCACTCCTTCTTCACGCCGGGTGCGCCATTGCGGTTGAATACGTAGGCGGCCCACTCGTCATCGCTGCAGGCGTCGGGATCCGGCATCGGGCGGATTTCGCCCCAGTAGACGAATTCAGATACCGGCCGCGTGCCATTGACCGGACAGGTCATCAATTTCATGTCGTCGCTCCTGCGGTCTGGCGAAGGAATACGGGCATAGCTTCAGTGACCCACACTTGCCGCCCCCTTCTCGCCGGTCAGCGCGTAGTTGCGGAAGCGGTCCAGCGAAAAACCGGTGATCAGTTCGTGCGGCTTGTCGTTCGCCACCGTCCAGGCCATGGTCTTGCCGCAGACCGGCGTCGCCTTGAAGCCCCAGGTACCCCAGCCGGAATCGAGGTAGAAGCCCTCGACCGGCGTCATGCCCATGATGGGTGCGAAGTCGGGCGTCATGTCGGCCATGCCGGCCCACTGGCGCACCACCTTCACGTGCGACAGGAAGGGGAACATGTCGAGCAGGTGCGCCGACAGGCCTTCCGGGAAGTCGAGCGTCGAGCGGGTCGATTGCACTTCGTACGGATCGAGCGAGGCGCCCATCACCAGTTCGCCGCGCGAACTCTGGCTGACGTAGATGTGCAGGCTGCCCGACACCAGGATGGAATCGAGCCAGGGCTTCATCGGCTCGCTCACCATCGCCTGCAGCGGGTGGATGTAGATGGGCGTCTTGATGCCGACCATGTCGGTGATGCGCGGCGTGAAGCCGGCCACCGCACAGATCACCTTGCTGGTCGCGATGAAGCCGCGCGTGGTGTGCACGCCGACCACCTTGCCGCCCTTCACTTCGATGCCGGTGACTGCCGTCTGCTGGTGAATTTCCGCGCCGCGCATGTCGGCGCCCCGGCCGTAGCCCCAGGCGACGGCGTCATGTCGCGCAACGGCGCCGGGCGCGTGGTACAGCGCGCCCTGGATCGGCGCGTGGCCGCCACAGGACAGGTCCATCTGCGGCGTGGCGCGCTTCACGTCTTCCGGCCCGACCACTTCTGACGCGATGCCGTAGTGCTTGTTCACCTCGGCGCGCCAGCGCATCGTGCGCATCGCCGAATCGGTGTGAGCCAGCGTGAAGTGACCGCGGGTCGAGAAGAACAGGTTGAGGTCGAACTCGGTCGACAGGTCCTGCCACAGCTGCACCGACTTGTCGTAGAACTTGACGCCTTCGGGCGTCAGGTAGTTCGAGCGGATGATGGTGGTGTTGCGGCCGGTGTTGCCGCCACCGATGTAACCCTTTTCGAGCACCGCGACGTTGGTGATGCCATGGTCGCGCGCCAGATAGTAGGCGCTGGCCAGCCCGTGGCCGCCGCCGCCGATGATCACCACGTCGTACGAAGGTTTCAGCGTGTCGTGGGTCGTGAACATCCGCGGTTCCGGATGTGATTTGGACAGACCGAACCGCAATAGGCGCCAGGGCATGAAAGTTTCCGTAGTTCCAGACAGAAGGGGGGGCCGCCGAAGCGACTCGCTTCACGACAATGTTCGTGTGAAGCAACTTTAGTTCAAATCATGAACCTTTTGAAGCAGGAGTCAACAAAAATTCGTACGATGAAACTTGGCACGTAAAATCGCGCACAGCCAGAACAGGGAGGCCACAACAATGAGCACGCAAGACAGTGCGATGGAAGGCGAACTCGAGCGCTACCTCGGGACCACGATCCGCGAGCTGCGCCGCGCGCACGGGCTGACGATCGCCGACATTTCGGACCGCGCCGACATCAGCCGCGGCATGCTGTCGCGCATCGAGAACGGCCAGACCGCCACCAGCCTGGACGCGCTGTCGCGCATCGCGCGCGCGCTCGGCGTGTCGCTGTCGGCGCTGTTCAAGGACTACGAAACCGAAGGCGGCGGTGCGCAGCTGGTGAAAGCCGGCGAAAGCATGGAAGTGGCGCGGCGCGGCACGAAAAGCGGCCACACCTACCACCTGCTGTCCTACCACCAGGGGCCGACCAAGCTGTTCGAGCCCTTCCTGATCACCATCGAACAGACCTCGGCCACCTTTCCGGTGTTCGAGCACCCGGGCACCGAATTCATCTACATGCTGGAAGGCCGCATCGACTACCGCCACGGCAAGACCATCCACTCGCTGGAACCGGGCGACGCGCTCACCTTCGACGGCAATGTGCCGCACGGCCCGGAAAAGCTGACCGAAGTGCCGATCCGCTTCCTGTCGATCATCATCTATCCGGAGCAGGCGCACGAGTGAAGGGGGCCGGCGATCTGCCCGGTGTCTCTCGACAGGCGGAACTCGCGGGCTTTAAATCTCTCTGTGCGGCAGCATCTGAAAAGCCTGCACCTCATCCCGGCCGGAGAATCCCGTGAAAACCTACGCCAAGACCCCCGAAGCCCTCGCCCGCCTGACGCCCGAGCAGTACCGCGTGACGCAGCAGAACGGCACCGAATATCCCGGTACCGGCGAGTACCTGAAGAATCACGAACCCGGCATCTATGTCGACATCGTGTCGGGTGAGCCGCTGTTCGCCTCATCCGACAAGTTCGAGTCCGGCTGCGGCTGGCCCAG
The sequence above is a segment of the Methyloversatilis sp. RAC08 genome. Coding sequences within it:
- a CDS encoding sarcosine oxidase subunit delta, yielding MKLMTCPVNGTRPVSEFVYWGEIRPMPDPDACSDDEWAAYVFNRNGAPGVKKEWWCHTPSNTWFIAERDTEKDFVLRTYLYGDDR
- a CDS encoding glycine cleavage T C-terminal barrel domain-containing protein; this encodes MPDEWIDRSTVVRFRFEGSAFEGLAGDSISSALWAAGQRALGRSFKYHRVRGILSAANHDVNVMLQDGPRLNTRGDVVALRDGMDLTAVNTFGGVANDRARVLGLFARFLPVGFYYKAFHSKRLFPKWERMFRRITGLGVLDFDTPHVRTPKRYDFCDVLVIGAGPSGLSAALAAADAGAKVVVVDENAHAGGSGLFQLGGDIARREHTRELLQRVKAHTRIRLLEGTCAGAYYADNWVPLIDAERMTKMRAVAVVVASGAFEQPAVFRNNDLPGVMNGSAMQRLIYRYAVLPAQRSVVLAANADGYRVALDVLTAGGAVAAVLDMRAEVPASPELDALRSRGVELLTGHAVYEAHADSRGALAGVTVCRVDAAGSVVAGSQRRIDCDGLAMSTGWSPAANLLYQAGTKMRFDDGLQQFVPNVLPQGVFACGRVNGAYRIESRIADGRRAGAAAAAHAGFPSAIDAVIQPETESPSHAWPIVAHPDGKNFVDFDEDLQVKDFENAVQEGYDNIELMKRFSTVGMGPSQGKHSNMTALRILARLTGKSPQQVGTTTARPFFHPVPLSHLAGRGFSPQRQSPLHGRHAALGAVFMQAGAWERPAYYAVEGRSATDCVRAEVARVRSAVGLIDVGTLGKLEVRGPQAAEFLNRVYTGRYDNMKVGSTRYAVMCDDSGVLADEGVVARVADDVFYFTTTSSGSATVYRELSRLNTEWRLDCGLVNLTGAYSAMNLAGPASRAVLATLTDMDLSSAAFPYLAVRSGRVAGVPVRMMRVGFVGEWGYEIHVPAEYGPVLWDLLMKAGEASGIGAFGVEAQRLLRLEKGHLIVSQDTDGLTHPFEVGMDWAVKLDKPFFTGQRSLKIIRKLPLKRKLVGFMLPANHLGQAPQECHLIIDGGDIVGRVTSISWSPNVGRHIGLAFVPPEMTAPGTALSIRVTDGSMVPAEVCTTPFFDPTDARQKEAT
- a CDS encoding FAD-dependent oxidoreductase, which encodes MPWRLLRFGLSKSHPEPRMFTTHDTLKPSYDVVIIGGGGHGLASAYYLARDHGITNVAVLEKGYIGGGNTGRNTTIIRSNYLTPEGVKFYDKSVQLWQDLSTEFDLNLFFSTRGHFTLAHTDSAMRTMRWRAEVNKHYGIASEVVGPEDVKRATPQMDLSCGGHAPIQGALYHAPGAVARHDAVAWGYGRGADMRGAEIHQQTAVTGIEVKGGKVVGVHTTRGFIATSKVICAVAGFTPRITDMVGIKTPIYIHPLQAMVSEPMKPWLDSILVSGSLHIYVSQSSRGELVMGASLDPYEVQSTRSTLDFPEGLSAHLLDMFPFLSHVKVVRQWAGMADMTPDFAPIMGMTPVEGFYLDSGWGTWGFKATPVCGKTMAWTVANDKPHELITGFSLDRFRNYALTGEKGAASVGH
- a CDS encoding helix-turn-helix domain-containing protein, which gives rise to MSTQDSAMEGELERYLGTTIRELRRAHGLTIADISDRADISRGMLSRIENGQTATSLDALSRIARALGVSLSALFKDYETEGGGAQLVKAGESMEVARRGTKSGHTYHLLSYHQGPTKLFEPFLITIEQTSATFPVFEHPGTEFIYMLEGRIDYRHGKTIHSLEPGDALTFDGNVPHGPEKLTEVPIRFLSIIIYPEQAHE